One window from the genome of Mumia sp. ZJ1417 encodes:
- the obgE gene encoding GTPase ObgE — translation MAVPTFVDKVTLHVKGGDGGNGIASVHREKFKPLGGPDGGNGGHGGDVVLRVSPDVTTLVDYYHEPHRRGGKGTHGSGGNRNGGQGDDLVLPVPEGTVVRGADGELLADLVGQGTELVVAQGGRGGLGNAALASSKRKAPGFALKGEPGDERSITLELKVVADIGLVGFPSAGKSSLIAALSRARPKIADYPFTTLVPNLGVVVAGDTTYTVADVPGLIEGAADGRGLGHDFLRHVERCAALVHVIDCATIEPGRDPLTDLDVIEGELSAYGGLDDRPRLVALNKVDVPDAKTIAEFVRGELEERGLEVFEISAASHEGLKALSYAMAEVVASSRKATTPAPATRTILQPRSADGGDDFTITHKGGQWIVRGEKPERWVRQTDFTNDEAVGFLADRLNRLGVETRLLAMGAEAGDDVVIGSVDDAVVFDFDPQISAGAELLGSRRGEDDRLIENHRRTNKQRRDDLARKREFEQTAREVREGDRVVPDNLWSEDDEE, via the coding sequence ATGGCAGTCCCGACGTTCGTCGACAAGGTGACCCTGCACGTCAAGGGCGGTGACGGCGGCAACGGCATCGCCTCGGTGCACCGCGAGAAGTTCAAGCCGCTCGGCGGCCCCGACGGAGGCAACGGAGGCCACGGCGGCGACGTCGTCCTGCGGGTCTCTCCTGACGTGACCACGCTGGTCGACTACTACCACGAGCCCCACCGCCGAGGCGGCAAGGGAACCCACGGCAGCGGCGGCAACCGCAACGGCGGGCAGGGCGACGACCTGGTGCTCCCGGTGCCGGAGGGCACCGTCGTTCGAGGCGCCGATGGCGAGCTCCTCGCCGACCTCGTCGGCCAGGGCACCGAGCTCGTCGTCGCGCAGGGCGGACGGGGCGGCCTCGGCAACGCGGCGCTCGCCTCGAGCAAGCGCAAGGCTCCGGGGTTCGCGCTCAAGGGCGAGCCGGGAGACGAGCGCTCGATCACCCTCGAGCTCAAGGTCGTCGCCGACATCGGCCTCGTCGGATTCCCCAGCGCGGGCAAGTCCAGCCTGATCGCGGCGCTGTCGCGCGCCCGTCCCAAGATCGCCGACTATCCGTTCACGACGCTCGTCCCGAACCTCGGGGTGGTCGTGGCGGGTGACACCACGTACACGGTCGCCGACGTCCCCGGCCTCATCGAGGGCGCGGCCGACGGCCGCGGCCTGGGCCACGACTTCCTGCGGCACGTGGAGCGGTGCGCGGCGCTCGTGCACGTCATCGACTGTGCGACCATCGAGCCCGGTCGCGATCCGCTGACCGACCTCGACGTCATCGAGGGCGAGCTCAGCGCGTACGGCGGCCTCGACGACCGGCCGCGACTGGTCGCCCTCAACAAGGTCGACGTCCCCGACGCCAAGACGATCGCCGAGTTCGTCCGGGGCGAGCTGGAGGAGCGTGGCCTGGAGGTCTTCGAGATCTCCGCGGCGAGCCACGAGGGCCTCAAGGCGCTGTCGTACGCGATGGCAGAGGTCGTCGCGTCGTCCCGCAAGGCCACCACGCCGGCTCCGGCCACACGGACGATCCTGCAGCCTCGCTCGGCTGACGGCGGCGACGACTTCACCATCACTCATAAGGGCGGTCAGTGGATCGTCCGCGGCGAGAAGCCCGAGCGGTGGGTGCGCCAGACCGACTTCACCAACGACGAGGCCGTCGGATTCCTCGCCGACCGCCTGAACCGGCTCGGTGTCGAGACGCGGCTGCTCGCGATGGGAGCCGAGGCCGGCGACGATGTCGTCATCGGCAGCGTCGACGATGCCGTGGTGTTCGACTTCGACCCGCAGATCAGTGCCGGGGCCGAGCTGCTCGGCTCGCGTCGCGGCGAGGACGACCGACTCATCGAGAACCATCGCCGTACCAACAAGCAGCGCCGCGACGACCTCGCCCGCAAGCGCGAGTTCGAGCAGACGGCGCGCGAGGTCCGCGAGGGGGACAGGGTCGTCCCCGACAACCTGTGGTCGGAGGACGACGAGGAGTGA
- the rplU gene encoding 50S ribosomal protein L21: MYAIVRSGGQQQKVAVGDVIEIDKVKTTVGESVELPAVLLVDGDAVTSDADSLAKVSVTAEVIGATKGPKIIIQKYKNKTGYKKRQGHRQHYTQVKITGISK, encoded by the coding sequence GTGTACGCGATCGTGCGCAGTGGCGGCCAGCAGCAGAAGGTCGCGGTCGGCGACGTCATCGAGATCGACAAGGTCAAGACCACGGTCGGTGAGTCGGTCGAGCTCCCCGCCGTGCTCCTCGTCGACGGCGACGCGGTGACCTCGGACGCTGACTCGCTCGCCAAGGTCTCCGTGACCGCCGAGGTCATCGGCGCGACCAAGGGCCCCAAGATCATCATCCAGAAGTACAAGAACAAGACCGGTTACAAGAAGCGCCAGGGGCACCGCCAGCACTACACCCAGGTCAAGATCACCGGCATCTCGAAGTGA
- the proB gene encoding glutamate 5-kinase, with product MRIVVKVGSSSLSSADGGLDLSRLHTLVDALAAARERGDEVVLVSSGAIASGLRPLGLPARPRDLATQQAAASVGQGLLVARYTERFARHDLVVGQVLLTVDDVVRRTHYRNAYRTLARLLDLGVVPVVNENDTVATGEIRFGDNDRLAALVAHLVHADRLVLLSDVDGLYDGNPTLPGTSLIPDVRSDGDLEGLDLAKPSQSKVGTGGMVTKVEAARIATGAGIPVVLTSAAQVGEALEGKPVGTTFHPTGRRRPTRLLWLAHATTGKGTLVLDAGAVRALVERRASLLPAGVVGVQGAFDSGDPVDLAAEDGTVVARGLVNYDASELPRMIGRSTHDLAAELGAEYERELVHRDDLVVL from the coding sequence GTGAGGATCGTCGTCAAGGTCGGCTCGTCGTCGCTCAGCTCGGCGGACGGGGGGCTCGACCTGTCACGCTTGCACACGCTCGTCGACGCGCTCGCTGCCGCCCGCGAGCGGGGCGACGAGGTCGTGCTCGTGAGCTCCGGCGCTATCGCGTCAGGGCTGAGGCCTCTCGGCCTTCCCGCGCGCCCACGCGACCTCGCGACCCAGCAGGCGGCGGCGAGCGTGGGGCAGGGGCTGCTGGTGGCGCGCTACACCGAACGGTTCGCGCGCCACGACCTCGTCGTCGGCCAGGTGCTGCTGACCGTGGACGACGTCGTCCGCCGCACCCACTACCGCAACGCCTACCGGACACTGGCCCGCCTGCTGGACCTCGGCGTCGTGCCCGTCGTCAACGAGAACGACACGGTCGCCACAGGTGAGATCCGCTTCGGCGACAACGACCGGCTGGCGGCGCTCGTCGCCCACCTCGTCCACGCCGACCGGCTCGTGCTGCTCTCGGACGTCGACGGACTGTACGACGGCAACCCGACGCTTCCGGGGACGTCCTTGATCCCCGATGTCCGCAGCGACGGTGACCTGGAGGGCCTCGACCTCGCCAAGCCGAGCCAGTCCAAGGTCGGTACGGGCGGGATGGTGACCAAGGTCGAGGCCGCCCGCATCGCCACGGGAGCCGGCATCCCCGTGGTGCTCACGAGTGCGGCGCAGGTGGGAGAGGCGCTCGAGGGCAAGCCGGTCGGCACGACCTTCCACCCGACCGGTCGCCGGCGGCCCACCCGCCTGCTCTGGCTCGCCCATGCGACCACGGGCAAGGGCACTCTGGTGCTCGACGCGGGTGCCGTGCGCGCGCTGGTCGAGCGCCGGGCATCGCTCTTGCCCGCCGGTGTGGTCGGGGTCCAGGGTGCCTTCGACTCCGGTGACCCGGTCGACCTCGCGGCCGAGGACGGCACGGTCGTCGCCAGAGGTTTGGTGAACTACGACGCCTCGGAGCTGCCGCGGATGATCGGTCGCTCGACTCACGACCTGGCCGCCGAGCTGGGTGCCGAGTACGAGCGCGAACTGGTGCACCGCGACGACCTCGTCGTGCTCTGA
- the rpmA gene encoding 50S ribosomal protein L27, producing the protein MAHKKGAASTKNGRDSNSQRLGVKRFGGQQVSAGEIIVRQRGTHFHPGTNVGRGGDDTLFALAAGAVEFGTRRGRRVINIVPSE; encoded by the coding sequence ATGGCACACAAGAAGGGCGCCGCTTCTACCAAGAACGGCCGTGACTCCAACTCGCAGCGCCTCGGTGTGAAGCGCTTCGGTGGTCAGCAGGTGAGCGCCGGCGAGATCATCGTCCGCCAGCGTGGCACCCACTTCCACCCCGGCACCAACGTCGGCCGTGGTGGCGACGACACGCTGTTCGCACTCGCCGCTGGTGCGGTCGAGTTCGGCACGCGTCGTGGTCGTCGCGTGATCAACATCGTCCCGTCGGAGTGA